CCGAATCTCGCTGAAGACGCTCTCCTTCAACCAGTTCTACAACCTCTAGAACCGTAATTTGCCAAGGATCTCGAGCTAATAGGTATCCACCCTTAGCCCCTCGGAAACTCTGAATCAGTCCACCTCGGCGTAAAATCGTACAAATTTGTTCCAGATAACGCTCTGGAATCGGCTGCTTCTTGGCAATTTCATTCATCGTAATCGGCTCAGCCACCAAATATCGATCGGCCAGTTCAATCAGAGCCAGCAGAGAATATTCAGCCTTAGTTGATAGCACGAGTAGGGAAGACTCTTTTCGATTAACAAAAGCACTTTGCTTGCGCTCATCCACAGCATCGGTCTCCTACTAGTCAATTTTAGGGGCGTCAGTTTGACAAGCACCTTGCTCACCATGGTACTATCCAAAGCGACAAAAATCTACTATATCTTGATCGGGAAACCGGAGATTATATCCTACAGCAATGTAAAGCCGATATCGTGCTATTGGATCCATGACACTAGAGCAGTTACGAATTTTCTTGGCAGTGGCGGAGCATTTGCATTTCACACGAGCGGCAGAAGCGCTGTACATCACGCAGCCTGCTGTAAGTGCGGCCATTCAGTGTTTAGAAGGAGAGTATCGAGTTAAACTCTTCCATCGCTTGGGAAGACGCATTGAAATTACAGATGCAGGACGACTCCTACAAAGTGAAGCTAAAAACATCTTTGAACAGGTGAGATTACTAGAGCGCAATCTGCGGGAACTCAATAACCTCCAGCGGGGAGAGTTGTATCTCGGGGCTAGTTTGACGATCGGTAACTATTGGCTTCCGGATAAGATTTGTCTATTTAATCAGCGACATCCCGGTATTGCTGTGCACTGCGTTCTAGCGAATGCCGAAGAAATTTGCGAAGGAACGGCAGCAGGACGATTTGATTTAGGTTTGGTGACGGGAGATCTCAAACCATCACTACAAGAGAAATTACAGCAGGAAACCGTAGGGCTCGATCGCATGCAAATCGTTGTTGGTCAAAATCATCCTTGGTTTATGATCGGTCAAGTGACGGTTGATGACCTTTTGCAAACCCATTGGATCATGCGAGAGCCGGGTTCCGGCGGACAGCAACTATTTGAACAAGCTTTGGTTCGTTGGAACATAGCCATCGATCGATTGAATGTCGCGTTAGTTCTAAACAGCAGTGAAATGGTCAAATCTGTTGTGGAGAGTGGAATTTTAGCTTCAGCAATGCCAGAACTCATGATTCGTAAGGAACTCAAACTTGGCACACTAAGAGCAATTAAAGTTGTCTCAGATCAAAGTACGCTCTCTCAACCACTTTCTATCATTCAAAAAATCATTAAAATCAAACATCGTCAACGCTACCAAACTAAAATTTTGACAGCATTTGAGAAAATATTAATTCAGTAATTGGTGCAGTAATATATTTATTTTGAATGATTAAATGCGTCACGATACTGGTAGTTTTAATCATTCAATTTAGAATAAAAAATCAACAAAATCTACGACTATAACGATTAACAGTTATAGTATGTTTTTATTTTGTATTATGAAATCTATGCATTATCAATTAACAACGTATCTAGTAACTGGTTTAGAAATACATTAATCAACTCATCACAAAAATCAAGGAGACTTTGACGAGTTTTTGCGGATTGCCAGTAATTGTTTAATATCTAACACCTTGGTTCCATCGCCACCCACAATAAAGGGGAGTTCGCCATTCCATTTTTCGATCGCTTGACGTTCCAGTAATTCCGGCGTCAGATTTTCGCGGAGTAACCGTTGGGCTTCTGCGTCACCCCGAGCTAAATTCACCTTTGCTTCCGCTTCCTTCGACGCTTTCAAAGCTACAAATTCCGCCCGCTTAGCCTCTTGTTCAGCCACCTGCTTGGCCTCCACTGCATCACTGAACCGTTGTGAGAAGTGGACATGCACCAAGGAAATATCATCGACAGACACATAGTACGGAGAAAGCCGTTCCGTTAAACTACGATCGACATTCTGTTTGACCTCGCCCCGTTTGGTAATTATTTCCTCAGCGGTATACATTGCCATCACCGCTTTTAACACTTCTTCCACCGCAGGATTGATGATGTTATTAATCACCGATTGTTCATCCCCAATCTGCTGAAATAGTAAATTAGTTTTTTCTGGAATAATATGCCAGTTTAGTGCCACATCGGTATAAACATCCTGCAAATCTTTGGAAGAGGCTTCCGCTGAAATTTCTTGACTTTGGATACGAACTGTAATTTTTCTAACAGAATAGATGAGAGGAACAATAAAATGAATTCCTTCATCAAAAATTTCTGGCTGTACCGCACCAAATCTCATCACCACCCCTCGTTCACCCGCGTTAATAATGACACAGAAGCAAGCAAACAAGGCCAGCAGAAAAAGCAGGAAAAAAACCTTGCTTGCCACCAGCCAATCCTGAGGACTGCGACGAATCAAAGTTTTCTGGGGATCCTCAAGTTGCTTGCCCATTGCGCGATTCAACCGATTGGAGAGTGCTAGCTATACATTAACTATTTTACAAAAGTTAGTAATAAAGTCAGTAAAACTCTATATTTCTTGATAACAGAGCCCCTCAATCCAGGAAAAAGTCCCCGTAGAATCACCCAAGAAACCCTGGCTAATCCAAGCTTTTAGCTACTTTCATAAATTCAACTTATTGTTATGACAAATAAGAATATTTGCTTCTATGAGTAGCCTAGCAATACAGTTTTCAGTAGGAAGCCATTGCCATGGATTTCCCTAGCAGACTCACCCCAATTCTCGCGATCGTGATTAATTTTTGAAATCCTTCGGTGTTCTGTTCTCAGTTCTTTCTATACGAGGTCGTTGAAACGTCACTATGACCAGTGAAATCAGGCTCTCTCAAGGGGGACACAGCACCCACGGTTTGAAGCCAAATTGTCTTTCCTTTAGCGAAGTACTAGCGCAATCCTTTGCGGTCATTGCACCCACCACCATCCCAGCATCTAACTTAGGGTTAATTGTTGCCTTAGCTGGGAACGGCACCTGGCTTAGCTTTTTACTGGGCTTAATTGGCTTGATGTTGGTCAGCTTCAATATTAATCAGTTCGCCAGTCGATCGGCCTCTCCAGGGTCTTTATACACCTACATTGTCAAAGGTTTAGGGCCAACGGCTGGGGTGATTTGTGGGTGGAGCCTTGTCCTAGCGTACCTATTTACGGGCATGTCCGTTTTATGTGGATTTGCCAACTTCAGTAGCGCTATCTTTGCCCATCTAGGTCTGTATCCTTCCAGCATCACCTTACTTGCGATCGGGGCTGCCATTGCCTGGTATGCAGCTTATCGCGATATTCAACTTTCTGCGATGGCAATGCTGTGGCTTGAAGGATTATCGATACTCCTGATCTTGATTCTGGGGATCATTATCTGGGCAAACAACGGCTTTGCAGTGGATCTCCGTCAATTAACCCTACAGGGCGTCACTCCCGGCAGTATTGCCATGGGGCTTGTGCTAGTCATGTTTGGCTTTTCAGGCTTTGAGAGTGCAACATCCCTGGGAGATGAAGCCAAAAACCCGCTGCGTACCATTCCGAAAGCTGTACTGGGTAGTGCCCTTATGGCAGGACTCTTCTTCATCTTTACCAGCTACATCGAGATCCTCGGATTTCATAGTGCTGGCATTGATATTACCAAAGCAGAAGAACCTTTGACGCTTTTATCTCAACAAGCAGGCGTGGGCTTCCTGGGAGATCTGGTAGCACTAGGCGCTTTATGTAGTTTCTTCGCCTGTGTTTTAGGCAGCATTAACCCCGCTGCCCGCATCTTTTTCACGATGGCACGTCATGGATTATTTCACGCATCGATCGGACGAGCCCATAGTGCTAACCGGACTCCCCATGTCGCTGTTAGTATTTGCTCGTTCTTGATGTTCCTAGTGCCTGCCATCATGATGTTATTTAACATCAAGCTCTTTGAGAGTATGGGTTACCTCGGTGCCATCTGTAGCTACGGATTTCTCACCGTTTACATTCTTATTTCCATTGCCGCACCCGTCTATTTGAAAAAAATTAAGCAATTGCAGCCCCACCACTTAGTCGTTTCACTATTCGCGATCGGCTTCATGATGATTCCTGTCATTGGTAGCGTCGGTATTCCGGGAAGTACCTGGTTCCCCGTGCCAGAAGCGCCCTACAGCATCTTTCCCTACCTATTTTTACTGTACCTCAGTGCAACCTGCGGCTGGTTTGTTTGGCAACGGATGCGCTCGCCTCACATTCTGAGAACCATGGAACGAGGCATGGCCATTATCCAAGAGACCCATCATCTTCGTTAAATTTTAGGAGGAGTGAAATGAATGGATTGATCACGGCAATTCCCACAGGGCTGATGGCATTCATCGCCACCAATTTAGATGACATCATTATCCTGCTCTTGTTTTTTTCCCAGATTAACCAATTTTTCCGCCGACAACACATTGTGACCGGGCAATACCTAGGGTTTGCAGTATTAGTGCTGGCCAGCTTACCCGGATTCTTTGGGAGTGTGCTGTTACCGCGCGATTGGATTGGACTGTTGGGCCTGGTACCCATCGCGATCGGGATCAGTCGGTTACTCAATGCAGATACCAACGACAGCGAAGAAGTCCCCCTAGATTTCAGCGAGAATCCCCCTTGGTTCGCTGGACTCCTATCGCCTCAAACCTACAGTGTAGCAGCCGTCACATTTGCCAATGGAGGGGATAACATTGGTATTTACATTCCTTTGTTTGCCCACAGCAGTGCAGAAGAACTCATTGGAATTTTAGGAGTCTTCTTTTCGTTGGTCGGCGTTTGGTGCTACACCGCTTGGCGATTGACCTGTATTCCAATGATTGCAGAGGTCTTAACCCGCTATGGCAATCAGTTAGTGCCCTTTGTTCTCATGGGATTAGGAGGGCTGATCCTAGTGGATAGCCATACCCTCGAAAATCGAGGATTAGCAACTTTAGCGTTAACACTGGGTGGATTAATCATGCTGATGCTACTCCACAACAGTGGTAAGCTTGCGAGCATTCTCCCCGACAGCCAAGAAGGGTAAAGGTCTATGTCCTCAACAATGTCCTCGATCTGGATTACTCAAGCAATTACCACTGGAATCACCGCATTTGTTGCAACTAACTTCGATGACTTGGTAATTTTGACCATTTTCTTTTCCCAGGTCGATGGCAAGTTTCGGATCCGGCACATTGTTCTAGGACAGTTTTTAGGATTTTTGGTTCTCATTTTGGCGAGTTTACCCGGCTTTTTTGGCGGTGTGTTCCTCCCGCGTCCTTGGCTCGGCTTACTCGGCCTCCTGCCGATCGCCATTGGGATCAACCATCTCCTCCAGAGCAACGGCTCGGAACCCACCGTACAACAGGTGAATCTTTCCCCCGCCCGCCCTGCCAACAATCGCAACTATTTCACCGCATTCCTCAGTCCCTATACGTATCAAGTGGCCGCTATCACGATCGCAAATGGTGGAGACAACATTGGAATTTACGTTCCCCTATTTGCCAATAGCAATTTGCCCAGCTTAAGCATTATTCTCATCAGCTTTTTTGTCCTCATTGGAGTTTGGTGTGCCCTATCCTACTACCTGACCCAGCATCGGCTGATTGTGAATACCCTCACTCGTTACGGCCATCGCATTGTTCCCTTTGTCCTGATCAGCCTCGGCTTATTCATCCTCGTGGAAAGCAAGACCTACACGCTCTTAGTGAAATAAATCATGAAAGAAATCGTGAAATACAGATTTGGGTATAACCAAACATCGCTTTTCACTCGAGGTTCGTTGGAAGCCACCCACCTGAATCCATCATTTGCAATAGGAGTTACCCCATGAAATTGTGGAAAATGGCATTGAACCAAATCACGCTCAACTCGATTTTCCTAAACCCGATCGCCCTGAAAAAGATGGTAACGAGAGTGATGGTTGGGATCGCCCATGTCTTGATGCTGAGTTGGGTGTTTACCCAACCCGCCTTTGCAGACCTAGGCAAGTTCACTCGGACTCCGGAATATCAAGACATCACCCAGACCCTAGAAACACTCCTGCAAACTCCCGATCAATCGGGATTAGACGCTGTTCAACTGCAACAGAAGATCACGAATCTCCGCTGGCAGAAGTACCTGTTAGAAACGGCTGATAACCGTGCCCAATGCCGCAACCAAACGGGCAAAACGCTAGCGATTTATGCAAAATCCAAGAAAGCACCCGCGATCGCCCCTAGCACGCTGTATTTTCTGGCCGATGGTCAGGCGCTAGATGACGATTGGGCTTGTACCAGTGTCCTCTTACCCGGTGGAACCAAACTCTCACTCGCGCCCAACGAGATCCAAGATTTAACGGAAGCGATCGTCTTGAAAGTCTTACCAGGGACTCAGTTAATTGCCAGCGTCAACCCCACAACCACTGCGATCGAACTCAATGTGCCGACCCTGTCCGTCACGAATGCAAGCGAGGCAGGCGTTGAGGGATCTAATCTCTCTCAAGCGGAGATTGATGCCCAAATTCCTAATGCCCCTGTTGACTAGTAACCATCCATTGGCGCATGAATTGGCACATGAATTGGCGCATGAATTGGCCCATCTATTGCCCCATCTATTGCCCCATACATGACCATCCATCCCCCTTTGGTCTACCGTTAGCCGGAATATCGCACAGGAGCCAAGGGGGATCGGATTAGGGCACAGATCAACTGAATTCCCCTTTAATAAGGGGGAATTAGGGGGATCGTTATGTAGTGCAATCACAAGTTGATTGAGTCATTGATTGAGTCGTTGATTGAGTCGTTGATTGAGTCTAAGTTAACTTGTTTAGTCGATCGTATTTTTTCCGATCGTCCGTGTTTCTAGGTTACAGACCGGCTTTAATTGAATCAGCATTGCGAAGGAATGTTCCCATGGTCTCTCTGTTCAAATCTAAAGTAGCGCAGTCAATGAGTGGAGATGCAGAAATTGCCAAGAAGCGGAATCTCAACCGGATTCGAGATCATCTGGCGAATGAAAGAACCTATCTATCTTGGATGCGCAGCGCGATCGCGCTGATGGGATTTGGGGTTCTGATTGTGAGAATGCGCATGTTACGCCCACCCATGGCTCCCCAAGCGCCCGGTGGGGGATGGAAGTTGGGTCTTGCGTTCGCCATTGTGGGACTATTAACCGTTCTGCTCTCCACACAGCACTATTTTGCAGTCCGTGATGACATTGAAGAAGATACCTATGAACCCCCCGATCGCTGGGTCATTCTATCCAGCATCGCGATTCTTTTGTTAGGAACGGGGGTAATCTACTACGTCTTTACCGTTCCCACAACGTTTAGTGCCCTTGTTATTGAATAGAAGAGACATCACCATGGGACTAGAGCAGGGACTGCCAGTATTCAGTCACCAAAGCCTACTCAACCACGACACCCTCAACCAAGGCATACTCCCCGCCATCGGTCTGATCCTCGTACTGACCCTTTTAGAAACCATCCTATCGGCAGACAACGCCGTAGCCCTTGCAGCCCTGGTTCAACACATGGAGGATGAAGACCATCAAAGACAGGCCCTCAATTGGGGATTAGCGGGAGCCTTTGGCCTCCGGATAGGGTTAATTATTGCAGCCACTTGGGTCATTCGGTTTTGGCAAATTGAGTTAATCGGCGCATTGTATCTGTTGTGGTTGGCTGGGAAATACTTCTGGGAACGATGGGAAATCGATGCATTCCCCCCATCAGAGGCCAATTCCCACCGTCCGCCCAATACCCTATGGCAAATCATTCCCCTCATTGCCTTGACCGACTTAGCCTTTAGTCTAGACAGTGTAACCACAGCTGTGGCGATCGCCGATCAAACTTGGATTATTCTCGCGGGAGGCGCGATCGGGATCATTACGCTCCGTTTTTTGGCTGGATTATTTGTGCGATGGCTATCCGAATTTACCTATCTACAGGATGCAGCCTATTTAACGATCGTCGGTGTGGGTATCAAGCTGCTGTGTAAGGCCATCCTGCCAGCCTATGTGCCGCCGGAGTGGGTTGTTGTACCTGTGATCGCAATTTTATTCAGTTGGGGCTTTTCCAAGCGCGTTCCTGTGGAATGCTCCATTGGGGATGAGGATTTGTTGCCTTAGCT
The Alkalinema sp. FACHB-956 genome window above contains:
- a CDS encoding Rrf2 family transcriptional regulator — encoded protein: MDERKQSAFVNRKESSLLVLSTKAEYSLLALIELADRYLVAEPITMNEIAKKQPIPERYLEQICTILRRGGLIQSFRGAKGGYLLARDPWQITVLEVVELVEGERLQRDSVEDSTIERDLIYEVWREAKLVAEDILRNVTLQELWQRRDQYRQDSPMYYI
- a CDS encoding LysR substrate-binding domain-containing protein, producing MTLEQLRIFLAVAEHLHFTRAAEALYITQPAVSAAIQCLEGEYRVKLFHRLGRRIEITDAGRLLQSEAKNIFEQVRLLERNLRELNNLQRGELYLGASLTIGNYWLPDKICLFNQRHPGIAVHCVLANAEEICEGTAAGRFDLGLVTGDLKPSLQEKLQQETVGLDRMQIVVGQNHPWFMIGQVTVDDLLQTHWIMREPGSGGQQLFEQALVRWNIAIDRLNVALVLNSSEMVKSVVESGILASAMPELMIRKELKLGTLRAIKVVSDQSTLSQPLSIIQKIIKIKHRQRYQTKILTAFEKILIQ
- a CDS encoding prohibitin family protein; the protein is MGKQLEDPQKTLIRRSPQDWLVASKVFFLLFLLALFACFCVIINAGERGVVMRFGAVQPEIFDEGIHFIVPLIYSVRKITVRIQSQEISAEASSKDLQDVYTDVALNWHIIPEKTNLLFQQIGDEQSVINNIINPAVEEVLKAVMAMYTAEEIITKRGEVKQNVDRSLTERLSPYYVSVDDISLVHVHFSQRFSDAVEAKQVAEQEAKRAEFVALKASKEAEAKVNLARGDAEAQRLLRENLTPELLERQAIEKWNGELPFIVGGDGTKVLDIKQLLAIRKNSSKSP
- a CDS encoding APC family permease, translated to MTSEIRLSQGGHSTHGLKPNCLSFSEVLAQSFAVIAPTTIPASNLGLIVALAGNGTWLSFLLGLIGLMLVSFNINQFASRSASPGSLYTYIVKGLGPTAGVICGWSLVLAYLFTGMSVLCGFANFSSAIFAHLGLYPSSITLLAIGAAIAWYAAYRDIQLSAMAMLWLEGLSILLILILGIIIWANNGFAVDLRQLTLQGVTPGSIAMGLVLVMFGFSGFESATSLGDEAKNPLRTIPKAVLGSALMAGLFFIFTSYIEILGFHSAGIDITKAEEPLTLLSQQAGVGFLGDLVALGALCSFFACVLGSINPAARIFFTMARHGLFHASIGRAHSANRTPHVAVSICSFLMFLVPAIMMLFNIKLFESMGYLGAICSYGFLTVYILISIAAPVYLKKIKQLQPHHLVVSLFAIGFMMIPVIGSVGIPGSTWFPVPEAPYSIFPYLFLLYLSATCGWFVWQRMRSPHILRTMERGMAIIQETHHLR
- a CDS encoding cadmium resistance transporter, giving the protein MNGLITAIPTGLMAFIATNLDDIIILLLFFSQINQFFRRQHIVTGQYLGFAVLVLASLPGFFGSVLLPRDWIGLLGLVPIAIGISRLLNADTNDSEEVPLDFSENPPWFAGLLSPQTYSVAAVTFANGGDNIGIYIPLFAHSSAEELIGILGVFFSLVGVWCYTAWRLTCIPMIAEVLTRYGNQLVPFVLMGLGGLILVDSHTLENRGLATLALTLGGLIMLMLLHNSGKLASILPDSQEG
- a CDS encoding cadmium resistance transporter, which produces MSSTMSSIWITQAITTGITAFVATNFDDLVILTIFFSQVDGKFRIRHIVLGQFLGFLVLILASLPGFFGGVFLPRPWLGLLGLLPIAIGINHLLQSNGSEPTVQQVNLSPARPANNRNYFTAFLSPYTYQVAAITIANGGDNIGIYVPLFANSNLPSLSIILISFFVLIGVWCALSYYLTQHRLIVNTLTRYGHRIVPFVLISLGLFILVESKTYTLLVK
- a CDS encoding DUF202 domain-containing protein — protein: MVSLFKSKVAQSMSGDAEIAKKRNLNRIRDHLANERTYLSWMRSAIALMGFGVLIVRMRMLRPPMAPQAPGGGWKLGLAFAIVGLLTVLLSTQHYFAVRDDIEEDTYEPPDRWVILSSIAILLLGTGVIYYVFTVPTTFSALVIE
- a CDS encoding DUF475 domain-containing protein gives rise to the protein MGLEQGLPVFSHQSLLNHDTLNQGILPAIGLILVLTLLETILSADNAVALAALVQHMEDEDHQRQALNWGLAGAFGLRIGLIIAATWVIRFWQIELIGALYLLWLAGKYFWERWEIDAFPPSEANSHRPPNTLWQIIPLIALTDLAFSLDSVTTAVAIADQTWIILAGGAIGIITLRFLAGLFVRWLSEFTYLQDAAYLTIVGVGIKLLCKAILPAYVPPEWVVVPVIAILFSWGFSKRVPVECSIGDEDLLP